AAAGCAATAACACATGAACATCCTTTACAGCTGAACACGGGCTGGTCCGAGGGTAAGTAATGTAGATCCTGTTTAGAGCAAGTCGTGGATTCTTTTGACATCGTGACTCGTACCCTGCATCCGTTCTGTCCAAGGCAAAGCGGATATACTCGATAATATGTAGATTAGATATGACTAAGTGGATGACATATATGGAAGCGGGGGATCGTCGGAGTCCCGTTGGTTTTTGTTGGTTCAACCGGTCcgaggatgggatgagagagGTGATCGATGAGCGTGAGGTGAAAAGCAAGCTTCGGAATTGGTTAGAGCGTGTGTAACCGGTTGGTTGTTCAGGGCAACTGTACACGATCAAGAGATAAGGTGGGCTTGTAATCGCTCATTAGGAAAATGTGATGTTTTTCTAATCGGTGCAATTTACTCCCGTTAGATGGATTTGTAATCCAATGATCCCCTCCCCAAATAAACGAAGTGACACCCACAGATTAAAGGTATTCCGCCCAATTTCCATTTCCCAAGTCCTGTTCTGatatctttcctttcttcctccttctcttctcaccATTCTTACAAGATACCCAATCaaaatcatatcataccaacaTGCCAGCCTTAGCTAGCAAGGCACTTCGACCGACCCTCATCGCACCTCTGGTGAGGGGTACAAGAGGGCACGCAGTGGCCGTCGATCCACCTTACCTCCCTCCCAACCCCTCTGCCAACACCTCATCTCAAGCTAGGCCAAGATACGTTGATGGAGATGTCAGACACGATTGGAGGAGATCAGAGATCCAGAAGATCTTCGATGCGCCTTTGATGGAAACTATCTATAGAGCTGTACGTTCTCTTTTTCAACTAGAGCACACAGACGATGAGAGCTGATCAAATTGGAATAGGCAACTGTCCATAGGATGCATCAGGATGCTTCGAGGATCCAATTATGTACTTTGATGAACATCAAGAGTGAGTGCTTACCTGTCCGGACAGCAACGGGACGCTTTTCCCTTGATCTTACTAATCCGTTTGTACCTACCTATGTTCAGCCGGTGGATGTACGGAAGACTGTAAATACTGCTCTCAGTCATCATCCTACAAGACCCCAACAAAAGCATCAAGGTTAATCGACATTGAACCTGTGTTGAAAGCTGCTAGGGAAGCTAAGGAGAATGGTTCAACGAGATTCTGTATGGGTGCTGCCTGGAGGGATTTGGCGGGTAAGAAGAGTGGTTTCGAgaagatcttgaagatgGTCAGCGAGGTTAGAGGGatgggtatggaaggtgagtggagATCATGGACAACCACGATCCGGTCTAGTACCCCAATCATATTCGTGACAAAGCAGAGCAAGGTGTATTGACAGATTTTGTTTGGATTTGTAGTATGTACCACACTAGGTATGCTCTCGCCAGACCAAGCTCGACGATTGAAAGAAGCTGGTTTGAGCGCGTACAACCACAATCTTGACACTTCCAGAGAATTCTACCCAGAGGTGAGCTACAAATCGCATGTACGTGTCCTGATATCGAACTGACATCGCATATCTATGAAACAGGTCATTACGTCTCGTACATACGATGATCGATTGGCTACTATCGAAGCAGTACGAGAAGCTGGTATCTCAGTTTGTTCAGGTGGTATTCTGGGTTTGGGAGAACAGGACGAAGATAGAGTGGGATTGATCCATGAGgtctcgaggtgagttgacgtATCTAAGATGAGTGTAGCCCAGCTGACAAATGAATTTGAATGTCAGATTACCACAACATCCCGAATCGTTCCCTGTTAATACGCTTGTTCCTATTGAAGGTACTCCATTGGAAAAGAATGACGTGAGCTAACGCATGAAGGAATGGCTTGGGCgattagctgatgatatgtgaTAGCCTGTCGGAGTCCACACTGTCCTCCGAACCATCGCTACTGCCCGTATAGTTTTACCCCGGACTATCATCAGGTTGGCTGCCGGACGACACACCTTCTCAGAGACCGAACAGGCTATGGTAAGTAATCAAAAATCATCGATGTGCATACCTCACCATGCGGGGTTTCTCACATCGTCACATTAAAAAGCTAACTGATGATCACTCTCACAGGCATTCATGGCAGGAGCCAACGCGATCTTTACCGGAGAACGAATGCTCACCACTCCATGTTCAGGATGGGACGAGGACAAAGCGATGTTGGGTAGATGGGGTCTGAGAGGTCAGAGATCATTCGAAGATTCAGAATCGGTATCTACCACaccgatgatgacgaaggaACAACAAGCTTTACACGGTGTCAGCTATTAGGCGATCACATGTGGACATAGATTTTAGATCTACTGGTTCAAACAGGATTTGAATTTCTAATCAGTTGGGGACATtttttgtatatatgcatttaAGCTAAGTCAATTAAGGTGAGACATATACTCACGGTCTTTGGTGATACTGATAATACTTATGTACGATGATGAACGAAATTCTGATTTGGACTAAAATAGATGATATTTGATCGAGATTAGATCATTACCTGCCTTTCTCACAAGTTTCGGACGTTTTACTACTTGCTGATATGGTACCACTCGTACTGACCGATGCATGAAGCTGGCTGAGGATGAAAAAATACCATGCATACGAGGTTCCGCTGctttcctccttctatccctctcttttcttttcttttctcctcttttccCTCCCTCCGTTATTTGTTTTATCACCACATCTGCAGAAAGACGCTGGCGtcttccatcaccatcctctcaCATTCCTTTATCCGACCTCAAAGAACCTAATCCGAGAAGACTAGAATCGCAACGGATCTTCTCAGCTGGGCTAGACGCCTTCGATAAGCATCATGCGAATCTTTCAAAACGGGATGACCGTCtcccccttcctcatcctaACTTTGGCAGTACAAGCGAGGAAGAATCACGACGAGCctgatggatatggagatgatggtggagagtATGATGCGAGCTCATATTCTGAGGATAATGATTTAGGATTAGGATCGGGATATGGTACGAATGGGTCAGGCGATCAAGGTGATATGGGATATACAGGTTcaagtgagaatgatggcTATCAAAATGGAATAAAATGGATTTCACCCTCTTCAGGAGATATACTACCTTCAGGTCAAGCATTGACTGTTACCTGGTGAGCCAAGCAGCAACAAGAGCAGAGGATTTCTTACTGACATCCAAAGTTTGGATGACGTAGGAGTTCACCTCAACCGATCtattcaccttcattctcacTATGCACTTCTACTTCCGGTACATCCACGGCAGCAGATTGCGGCAATGAGAGTTGGCCTAACGTGAAggataatgaagatggtaCTTATTCCGCTATTGTGTGAGTGGATATTCAATCATCCAGGGGAAATTATCCTTGCATACAAATGAAGAAAGGCCAGGCCAATACGGAggattgatactgatattgtgTTGAGACAGGACGATGCCGGTCATCTCGCAGTCTATCGAAAAACTGTATCTTTCAATGAATAATCCAACGAATAAAGGAAGGACGTTCAACTCCCCTGTCTTTGGGGTGGAAGGGGATAGTGGTGCACCTaatggtgagtatatatataccttgagTCGTGTCCGAATCAAAAAAGCTGATGCTGAACATGGGTTGCTTCCTTGTTATTACAGCATACGTCGCTTCCCCCCTTAATCCTACCACCGCTGTGATCCCTACGTCCATGCCTACTGACAGttccctttctctcaccAATGCGATAGGTGATGAGCTCGCTGGGACTGGGACTGCTTCAGCAACGATTTCAGTATTCACAAGTCCCCTGACACTGGGTAGTACAGTTGCCATACCCACTTCTAGCAGTACGGTCAAAGTCAAGTCCACTGTGATGAAAGGTATAGCAAGTAAGTACAGGTCAATCGTATTCTTCATTTGATCCAAAATATAGCACTGAGCAtttctcatcgatatcgtccTTAGCCTCTCTTACGCCCACAATCATGGCAACACCGACCATCTACTCAAACACGCCGACCATCCAAGCTCCTCTCCAAGCTACCTATTCCTACCCTTTCTCTTACACCCAGCCCACCCAACTCAGTGCCAATGCCAATGCCAATGCAAACCCCAATGCAAACAACATGACAGCGAACGAACAACCTAGTAAACCCAATATCAAGGCTATCGCCTTACCTATATCGATATGCGGATTGATCCTCATCGCCGCATTGATATTTTGCACTAGATCTAGGGTATTCCGAAAGACGGGATTGGGGAAGGATGTGGAGAATGACTGGCAGAGTGTTatcaaagagaaagctgctgcagcttcttcccttgctGTTGCTCCTTCGGAATCCAAAGGAGGAGTGAAAGtcagagaaaggaaagaggttGTAGCAGACGGGGTAGGGGTTGTGCCTACTTTGGGATATAGGGGAAGAAAGCATCTACGCGAatatgagaatggaaggagTTTGAGcagggaagagagatttACGCAAGTACCTAAGGTGGTTtatgagagaagaggaattaggAACCAACGATTTATGTATGATGAAAGTGATagaggagggggaagggATAGAAGACATAAGCATAGACATAGAGAACGAAGAGAACGGGAGATAGAACGAGAACGAGAACGAGATGAGTCGTATTACACTTACCCCTCAGACAGATCCAGAAGGTCTTCTGCTCGCGATGACTACAATAATGGTAGTGGGAGATCGAGAGGATATTATTCGACTAATCGACGATCATCAGGTGGGATAGGAGGAATATACGATCGAGAATACCCATATGAGCAATCATCAAGATCGTACGGCAAATCGTCAAGTGGTAGACCATCAATGGCACCTAGAGAATCGTATTGCGCTCCTCTGTCCAACCCTTATgatccacctacacctaccaaAAGAACGAATAGACCTTTACCTGAACCTATCATTCGATCATCTACTAATTCATCTACTGGATCGAATATGTACGACCATCACCACCAGGAGGAAATCATGATGCCTCTTCAGAAGACACTGCCTCATCTAAGTGGCGGACTGAGAGATGATAGGGATTTACCATCGAAcgttggtggaggtggaagacgggaaaggagaggaagaggggagaGCGGAAGAGACAGAGAGTTTGAGAGTGATACGGAAGCCggatgggagatggattTAGCTAATCAAGGGTGATATGTTActggggaagaagggatgggGGAGCTGTATGAGAGTTTGAGAAGAGCAATTCAGAGGGGATAATGGGATAACACCATTATGGAATCTCATAGTTCAAACGTTATGCATACCGTATCGATCGATTTTTATCAATCTATCTTCCTGATACAAATGGACATCATTGAAAAGAACGTCAACTTAGTACACGTACATGACCCTATTGTATCGTACCGTACTGAACCAGACTTTACAGCAAATCCTGGACGAACCAAGGTTCTCAGCGCTTAACAAGTTACCTACCTCGAATGTGTGTATTCGCGAACGGCTCATTGGCCACGACCCATTTCCGTACTATATGTACTATTCCCAACGCCCATTCCTATCTCCCACGTCACTACCTTTCCTAACCTTTCCTAACCTTTCCTAACCTCTTCtatcaccttcctcaactCCACTTCCGCTCGTTGTCTACTCCCAcccaatttctctttcatttCCAGCCCCCAGAACACCACTTTCCTAGCTATCATCGTTAATTCCGTATGTCCTTGTGCTAGCCAGAGTAATCTCTTGGATGCTTTGATCAACGGGTCATTTCGTAATCGACTCTGAGTCATGTAATCTCCCAATGAGGAATTGAGATTATCCACTGTGAGTTAAATGAACCGAACGGGAAAAATGATTAACCGACCGAGATGACAATGTACAGTCCATATCAATTGACACATCACAATTGAACTTAAACAGAaatgatgatactcacctaTCCCTCTGTTGAGAACTTTGACCAGCTCCACCGAATCGACTATCGCACTTCCAGCTCCAGCCCCACAGAAAGGCGGCATCCCATGAGCTGCATCACCCAATAAGACTACCTTTCCCCTTCCTGCCACTGTTTTATTCGTACTATACATCTGAAAGCCTTTTCTCCGAGGCCATCCATCGGAATTTTCAAGTTGGCGGAGGAACAGGGAGTGAATGGTAGGCTCACAAGTGCATTTGGACAATTTGGTGCAGTAGGATGGTTCGAGCCATTTGGAAGGGATTGTCAGAGCCACGTAGACTGATGGTTTGGCTGTATTGGTTTTGaatatatcagtatcagtattGGTATCGGTATAGTCAGTGTTAGCGTTAGTGATGTTATCGATTGGATTTTCTATTCTTCCACTATCTTCGTAAATACAATTTTCAGATCGAATCTCATTGTTTACCTCATCGGTATCTTCATTAATTCTTTCGGCTATCTCTTGGTTACTCAAGTATCCTTTGTTCTGTTTATTTTTGCTTTGATAACCCAGAGGAATCATTGTAGCTGAGAATGAGTCTCCCACAATTGTATTTATTCCATTTTGGTCTTTACACCAATCAAGTACTTCAGGTGAAGTATATCGAGAATTTATGATCGTCCAAGGTAATTTCTCTATCAAATCTACCTTCGTGTGGGGATATAAAAGCTGTCGAGTATGGGAGAACATTCCATCTGCACCTGTGATCACACCAATCGAATTTAGCGAGTGGATCGAACCGGCAGTGTTCGATCAAGGCTCTACCCAAAGGTTTCACTTGGACATACCAATGATCAAATCCACTTTGAACTTTTCTCCATTATTCAGCACCACTTCGACTGCTTCCCCATTTACTATTTCATCAAGCGATTGAAGCTCTTTGCTATATTCCACTCTATCTTCATCGACCCCATCCCTCAAGATTCCCATCAAATCTTCACGTTCGATCATCGGTCTCACACCTGGATCACGTACTGTCCTCCACATAGCCTCACTTTTATAATTACATACCGTCAAGCCATCATGATAGACCGGTATGGTCGATTGGGCTTTTTGGAGTTTGGTCAGATCGGATGGTGTGAGGATGTCTTTGAGGGCTTGACGAGCTGCCTATCGTGCCACATTCGAGTACAGTACGATCAGTATGAATGGGCTTGGATGAGGCATCAAGGAGATACAAGTCAAAGAGAAGTACGGTAGGTGGACTCACAGAGGATAGATGGATTGGATAACCTAGATCTATCGATGGTGCTATTCTCGTCAAACGATTG
The nucleotide sequence above comes from Kwoniella europaea PYCC6329 chromosome 1, complete sequence. Encoded proteins:
- a CDS encoding biotin synthase, encoding MPALASKALRPTLIAPLVRGTRGHAVAVDPPYLPPNPSANTSSQARPRYVDGDVRHDWRRSEIQKIFDAPLMETIYRAATVHRMHQDASRIQLCTLMNIKTGGCTEDCKYCSQSSSYKTPTKASRLIDIEPVLKAAREAKENGSTRFCMGAAWRDLAGKKSGFEKILKMVSEVRGMGMEVCTTLGMLSPDQARRLKEAGLSAYNHNLDTSREFYPEVITSRTYDDRLATIEAVREAGISVCSGGILGLGEQDEDRVGLIHEVSRLPQHPESFPVNTLVPIEGTPLEKNDPVGVHTVLRTIATARIVLPRTIIRLAAGRHTFSETEQAMAFMAGANAIFTGERMLTTPCSGWDEDKAMLGRWGLRGQRSFEDSESVSTTPMMTKEQQALHGVSY